A single genomic interval of Syntrophaceae bacterium harbors:
- a CDS encoding transglycosylase SLT domain-containing protein, producing MLRNATTRLFLSSLGSILLAGSLLFLGQHLSAAPARASMPVPVHEFPSPLLLCGERVPLERQDVWEMMDQAFVLSVYNHDQVILWIKRANRYFPHIERRLRERKMPDDLKYVAVVESSLRTYAVSSAKATGPWQFMEKTAKRYGLRVDGAIDERLNFEKATEAALDYLEVLYRQFGSWGLALAAYNCGEDRVAKSLEMQQAEGYYDLDLPLETERYIFRILSAKVILTNPERYGYRTSAIRVYPVIETDRIELHSHREVHVNVIARACGTNYKTIRELNPEIRNSSLPPGRYSLKVPRGTAKDFRENFERVLAQETPKNGPRKKM from the coding sequence TTGCTGAGAAATGCGACAACCCGCCTGTTTCTTTCTTCCCTTGGGAGCATCCTCCTGGCGGGCAGCCTGTTGTTCCTCGGCCAGCACCTGTCTGCGGCCCCTGCCCGGGCGAGCATGCCCGTCCCCGTCCACGAGTTCCCCTCGCCGCTTCTGCTCTGCGGGGAGAGGGTCCCCCTCGAGAGGCAGGACGTCTGGGAGATGATGGACCAGGCCTTCGTCCTGTCCGTCTACAACCACGATCAGGTCATCCTCTGGATCAAGCGCGCCAACCGGTATTTCCCCCACATCGAGCGGCGGCTGCGCGAGCGGAAGATGCCCGACGACCTCAAGTACGTGGCTGTCGTCGAGAGCTCCTTGAGGACCTATGCCGTCTCGTCGGCAAAGGCCACGGGGCCCTGGCAGTTCATGGAAAAAACCGCCAAGCGCTACGGGCTGCGCGTGGACGGTGCGATCGACGAGCGGCTCAACTTCGAGAAGGCCACCGAGGCGGCGCTCGACTACCTGGAGGTTCTCTACCGGCAGTTCGGAAGCTGGGGGCTCGCCCTGGCGGCATACAACTGCGGCGAGGACCGGGTGGCGAAGAGCCTCGAGATGCAGCAGGCGGAAGGCTACTACGACCTGGACCTGCCCCTGGAGACCGAGCGGTACATCTTCCGCATTCTCTCGGCGAAGGTGATCCTGACGAACCCCGAGCGCTACGGCTACCGGACCTCCGCAATCCGGGTCTATCCCGTCATCGAGACGGACCGCATCGAGCTGCACTCCCACCGCGAGGTGCACGTCAACGTCATTGCCCGGGCCTGCGGGACGAACTACAAGACCATCCGCGAGCTCAACCCCGAGATCCGCAACTCGTCCCTGCCTCCCGGCCGCTACAGCCTGAAAGTCCCCAGGGGGACGGCGAAGGATTTCCGGGAGAACTTCGAGAGAGTCCTCGCGCAGGAAACGCCGAAAAACGGTCCGAGGAAGAAAATGTGA
- a CDS encoding M48 family metallopeptidase produces MDYTVIRSRRKTIAIEVTREGKVLVRAPLRLAHREVIAFVDRHRDWAARKIAQAGARERCRGPRRFVQGETFYYLGEPHRLRFIGGGGYLRRENGEFLLGSDLARRADVLFRTWYRARAREVLEERVGELSRRMGLAVRGVRITDAKERWGSCSASGTLNFSWRLVMAPPGIIDYVVVHELAHLAEMNHSRRFWACVARILPDHRERRRWLREHEHLFDA; encoded by the coding sequence ATGGACTACACCGTCATCCGCTCGCGAAGGAAAACGATCGCCATCGAGGTCACGAGGGAGGGGAAGGTCCTCGTCCGCGCGCCCCTTCGGCTTGCGCACCGCGAGGTGATCGCCTTCGTGGACCGTCATCGCGACTGGGCGGCCCGGAAGATCGCCCAGGCCGGTGCGCGCGAGCGATGCCGGGGGCCCCGACGCTTCGTGCAGGGGGAGACCTTCTACTATCTGGGCGAGCCGCATCGACTGCGGTTCATCGGGGGCGGCGGGTACCTGCGAAGGGAAAACGGTGAGTTTCTCCTGGGTTCCGATCTGGCCCGCAGGGCGGACGTCCTGTTCAGGACCTGGTACCGGGCGAGGGCCCGGGAGGTTCTCGAGGAACGGGTGGGCGAGCTCTCCCGGCGGATGGGGCTCGCGGTGCGCGGGGTGCGCATCACCGACGCGAAGGAGCGGTGGGGCTCCTGCAGCGCCTCGGGGACCCTGAATTTCTCGTGGCGCCTCGTCATGGCCCCGCCGGGCATCATCGACTACGTCGTCGTCCACGAGCTGGCACACCTCGCCGAGATGAACCACTCCCGGCGCTTCTGGGCCTGCGTTGCCCGCATCCTCCCGGATCACCGCGAGAGGCGGCGCTGGCTCCGGGAGCACGAGCACCTCTTCGACGCTTGA
- a CDS encoding tripartite tricarboxylate transporter substrate binding protein, producing MKKIVALALVLLLVTGGVAMAQKRDFPRRDITNVVVWGAGGGTDVCNRVISAEMAPILGVNINVINKPGGVSGSLGMSYAFAQPHDGYTLAGVSESCVTAAVQGGWDKRMNVWDFFIVGGSPDVISVTPGTPWKDLKELVEAARKSPGTIKACASGAGSIHHLNLLALEKGADAKFQFIPYKGSAPCQTAAMTGEVNVVVTSVAEQQQLIRAKQLRPLAMLIPEPFTIDGFGTIPSGFKPYPALSKHLPIYQAIGFAVAADVPADRKVIIEAAFKKAMQSEKIKTWAKENFYVLSGKTGKAARDEFNRLESLFSWTLWELNAATVDPAKLGIPRP from the coding sequence ATGAAGAAGATCGTGGCACTGGCACTGGTTCTGCTCCTCGTGACGGGCGGCGTTGCGATGGCGCAGAAGAGGGATTTCCCCCGGCGGGACATCACGAATGTCGTCGTGTGGGGCGCCGGCGGCGGGACGGACGTCTGCAACCGCGTCATCTCGGCCGAGATGGCCCCGATTCTCGGCGTCAACATCAACGTGATCAACAAGCCCGGAGGCGTGTCCGGCTCCCTCGGGATGAGTTACGCGTTCGCGCAGCCCCACGACGGGTACACGCTGGCCGGCGTCTCCGAGTCCTGCGTCACCGCGGCGGTACAGGGCGGCTGGGACAAGCGGATGAACGTGTGGGATTTCTTCATCGTCGGCGGCTCGCCCGACGTGATTTCCGTCACCCCGGGGACCCCCTGGAAGGACCTCAAGGAACTCGTCGAGGCGGCCAGGAAGAGCCCCGGCACGATCAAGGCCTGCGCCAGCGGTGCCGGCTCCATCCATCACCTCAACCTGCTGGCGCTCGAGAAGGGCGCGGATGCGAAATTCCAGTTCATCCCCTACAAGGGGTCGGCGCCCTGCCAGACCGCGGCCATGACGGGGGAGGTCAACGTGGTCGTCACCTCCGTGGCGGAGCAGCAGCAGCTCATCCGCGCCAAGCAGCTCAGGCCGTTGGCCATGCTGATCCCCGAGCCCTTCACGATCGACGGGTTCGGGACGATCCCCTCGGGCTTCAAGCCCTACCCCGCGCTCTCCAAGCATCTGCCGATCTACCAGGCCATCGGCTTCGCCGTCGCGGCGGACGTGCCGGCGGATCGCAAGGTGATCATCGAGGCGGCCTTCAAAAAGGCCATGCAGTCCGAGAAGATCAAGACGTGGGCAAAGGAGAATTTCTACGTCCTGTCCGGCAAGACGGGCAAGGCGGCGAGGGACGAGTTCAACCGCCTCGAGTCGCTCTTCTCCTGGACCCTGTGGGAACTCAACGCCGCGACGGTCGACCCGGCCAAGCTGGGCATCCCCAGGCCGTGA
- a CDS encoding transcriptional regulator, translating into MADRVVIKKYNNRRLYDTERNAYVTLASLAEMIKEGRQIEVIDAQTKEDVTAFTLTQIILEEAKSKQFLLPVPLLHLMIQFGETVLAEFFEKYLQQVVRNYLAYKTSVDAQFAKWLDLGAQLSQQAPQVAPPFNPFLGVFDMFPKAPAEKPRGPKKKET; encoded by the coding sequence ATGGCCGATCGGGTGGTCATCAAGAAGTACAACAACCGGCGACTCTACGACACCGAGAGGAACGCCTACGTGACCCTGGCCTCGCTCGCGGAGATGATCAAGGAGGGCCGCCAGATCGAGGTGATCGACGCCCAGACCAAGGAAGACGTGACGGCCTTCACCCTCACGCAGATCATCCTGGAGGAGGCGAAGAGCAAGCAGTTCCTGCTGCCCGTCCCGCTGCTGCACCTCATGATCCAGTTCGGCGAGACCGTGCTGGCGGAGTTCTTCGAGAAGTACCTGCAGCAGGTCGTCCGAAACTACCTGGCCTACAAGACCTCTGTCGATGCGCAATTCGCCAAGTGGCTGGACCTCGGGGCGCAGCTCTCCCAGCAGGCCCCGCAGGTGGCGCCCCCCTTCAATCCCTTCCTGGGCGTCTTCGACATGTTTCCCAAGGCCCCGGCGGAAAAGCCCAGGGGGCCGAAGAAGAAGGAGACCTGA
- a CDS encoding metal transporter — MGTLLNLPLKPAEVGFKMVLSSAELLKASQTYLNGVTSYYFDFMAPYWVALNSFQRTEKKKIIEHQPQETARDYLELLHFNMEIARKGLLSSLRSMNQFHASEMRRRHSAWLNTLFDREGEDIAQHAERLSHLLKLLTNEYPKAIRDIEPHFGFHFDDGGYVKAAETDRFILYQVLPWKGCAEVRPGGKPVLIIPPYVLGASILAFLPGENKSYTHCFANQGIPTYIRIMKDINATPAVQTMTGEDDCLDMKRFCEVIRERHGKPVTLNGFCQGGFVAALNLMSGELDGLVDAFITCVAPMDGTRSKALVEYLEHIPPRFRDLGYAEKTLPNGNLIVDGKVMSWVYKLKSMEREAPIFTYYRDLSMFNRENLEHIRITPTAAALNYWLIYERNDLPIGITQLSFDSFTKPVSKDGTLPVRLFGRPLNFRRLQEKGIKWLLCYAEEDDLVDREAAVAPADFIDVEISVFPKGHGAIATSWSLPTSECALHRRFRERYRGPVRYQLDLDGISDELHCIGDCAS, encoded by the coding sequence ATGGGAACCCTCCTCAACCTGCCGCTGAAACCCGCCGAGGTCGGCTTCAAGATGGTCCTGTCCTCGGCGGAGCTGCTCAAGGCCTCGCAGACGTATCTCAACGGGGTGACGAGCTACTATTTCGACTTCATGGCCCCGTACTGGGTGGCGCTCAACTCCTTCCAGCGGACCGAGAAGAAGAAAATCATCGAGCACCAGCCGCAGGAGACGGCCCGGGACTATCTCGAACTGCTGCACTTCAACATGGAGATCGCCAGGAAGGGCCTTCTCAGCTCGCTGCGGTCGATGAACCAGTTTCACGCCAGCGAAATGCGCAGACGGCACTCGGCCTGGCTCAACACGCTGTTTGACCGCGAGGGAGAGGACATCGCGCAGCACGCGGAGCGCCTCTCCCACCTGCTCAAACTCCTCACGAACGAATACCCCAAGGCCATCCGGGACATCGAGCCCCACTTCGGCTTCCACTTCGACGACGGCGGCTACGTGAAGGCGGCCGAGACGGACCGCTTCATCCTCTACCAGGTGCTGCCCTGGAAGGGCTGCGCCGAGGTCCGGCCGGGCGGAAAGCCCGTTCTCATCATCCCGCCCTACGTTCTGGGGGCCTCGATCCTCGCCTTCCTGCCGGGCGAGAACAAGAGCTACACGCACTGCTTTGCCAACCAGGGGATCCCGACCTACATCCGCATCATGAAGGACATCAACGCCACCCCGGCGGTACAGACGATGACCGGGGAGGACGACTGCCTCGACATGAAGCGCTTCTGCGAGGTCATCCGCGAGCGCCACGGCAAGCCGGTCACCCTCAACGGCTTCTGCCAGGGGGGGTTCGTCGCGGCCCTCAACCTGATGTCCGGTGAGCTCGACGGGCTCGTGGACGCCTTCATCACCTGTGTCGCCCCCATGGACGGCACGCGCAGCAAGGCCCTCGTGGAGTACCTCGAACACATCCCCCCCCGTTTCCGGGACTTGGGATACGCGGAAAAGACACTGCCGAACGGCAACCTGATCGTGGACGGCAAGGTCATGAGCTGGGTCTACAAGCTCAAGAGCATGGAGCGCGAGGCGCCGATCTTCACCTACTACCGGGACCTGTCCATGTTCAACCGCGAGAACCTCGAGCACATCCGCATCACCCCCACGGCCGCGGCCCTGAACTACTGGCTCATCTACGAGCGCAACGACCTCCCGATCGGGATCACCCAGTTGAGCTTCGACTCCTTCACCAAGCCGGTGTCGAAGGACGGCACCCTGCCGGTCAGGCTCTTCGGGCGGCCCCTGAACTTCAGGCGCCTGCAGGAAAAGGGCATCAAGTGGCTGCTCTGCTACGCCGAGGAAGACGATCTCGTCGACCGGGAGGCGGCGGTCGCACCGGCCGATTTCATTGACGTGGAGATCAGCGTGTTCCCCAAGGGGCACGGCGCCATCGCCACGTCGTGGTCCCTGCCCACCTCGGAGTGCGCCCTGCACCGGCGGTTCCGTGAGCGCTACCGCGGGCCGGTCCGCTACCAGCTCGACCTGGACGGCATCAGCGACGAGTTGCACTGCATCGGCGACTGCGCGTCGTAG
- a CDS encoding RidA family protein: protein MRKFDVIDPWHLEGRTTYSPAVRRGPFLFISGLIARDPETGRIAGRGDIVEQAEVIFRQMGRILEAAGGTFDDIVKTTDYITSLERYRETAAVRRKYFKNGYPAATGVVVKALVNPEALIEIDAVAIIEK, encoded by the coding sequence ATGCGAAAGTTCGACGTCATCGACCCCTGGCATCTCGAAGGCCGCACCACGTATTCCCCGGCGGTCCGCAGGGGCCCCTTTCTCTTCATCTCCGGGCTGATCGCCCGCGACCCCGAGACGGGCAGGATTGCAGGCAGGGGCGACATCGTCGAGCAGGCCGAGGTCATCTTCCGCCAGATGGGGAGGATCCTGGAGGCGGCGGGCGGCACCTTCGACGACATCGTGAAGACCACGGACTACATCACGAGCCTCGAGCGCTACCGCGAGACGGCCGCCGTCAGGAGAAAATATTTCAAAAACGGCTATCCCGCCGCCACGGGCGTGGTCGTGAAGGCCCTGGTGAACCCGGAGGCGCTGATCGAGATCGACGCCGTTGCCATCATTGAAAAATAG